A segment of the Granulicella aggregans genome:
ATCCGGATGGGACGCAGAAGCTCGACGCAACGGGCAATACCATCCCCACCTACTCGAACGTGGATGTGATGGGGCTGGCCAAGGTATTTACCGGATGGAGTTGGAACGTGCCGGGTGATTCCAGCGACAAAGCCTGGTCCAACTGCTGCTACTACGTGGGTCCGGGCTTCGGTGAAGACATCCTGCCAATGCAGCCGTTCCCCGGCCACCACTCGACGGACTCCAAGAGCTTCCTTGGAGTGAGCATCGCGGCAAGCTCGAACCCCGATCCCGTGGGCGACCTGAAGATCGCGCTGGACACGCTCTTCAACCATCCGAACCTGCCGCCGTTCTTCGCCAAGCAGATGATCCAGCACCTGGTAACCAGCAACCCCAGCCCAGCATATGTGGGACGCGTGGCCGCTGTATTCATCGACAACGGGCAAGGCGTGCGGGGCGATATGAAGGCCGTCATCCAAGCGATCCTGCTGGACGATGAGGCGCGGAATGCCACTACTGCGGCGGACAATGTCGGCTACGGCAAGGTCCGCGAGCCGATGCTGAAGTACATCGAGTGGGCGCGCGCCTTCACGGCGCAGTCGCGCGACGGCGTCTACAACATGGGCGACGTGGAAGATCCCGTCTACGGCATCGGGCAGATGACGCTGCGTTCGCCGAGCGTCTTCAACTGGTTCGCTCCCGGATTCTCGCCTCCTGGCACCAGCATCGTGAATGCGGGGCTAGTAGCTCCGGAGATGGAGATCACGAACGTCTCCACGGTAGTTGGCTACATGAACTTCATGCAGTCGGCGATCAGCGCGGATGCGCACAATGGTGTCGATGTCTATTCGAGCTACTCGACCGAAGTTGGGCTCGCTGCTACACCCGATGCGCTGATGGACCGGCTCAACCTGCTGCTGATGGCCGGGCAGATGGACGGATCGCTGCGCAGCAAGATCATCGGCGCGATCTCGTCGATCGACATACCGAGCGGCGACCAGGAAGCGATCGATGCGGCGCTGCTTAATCGAGTGAAGCTGGCGGTGTATCTGACCATGGCGTCGCCGGCGTTCAATGCGCAGTTTTAGTGAAGCAGCAAGTTAGCTGATATCGAGTTAGCGGATAGCGGAGACAGGATATGAAGATGATGAATAAGCGGCAGCAATCAAGACGGCAGTTCCTCCGCACCGCCTCCATGGCGTCGATGGCCGGCCTCACCGTCAGCCCCTTCCTGCTTGAGCTGAACTCGGTCGCGGCGATGGCGCAGCAGTCGGGCACGCCGGACTATAAGGCACTGGTCTGCATCTTCCTGTCGGGCGGCAATGATGGCCATGGAACTGTCATCGCGACGGACGCTGAATCCTTTGCGTCGTTCACGCAGGCGCGCTCGGGAGCTCCGGGCCTTGCTTATCCGCAGAGCAGTCTTCTGCCGGTCACGTTGAAGACGCCGCAGAGCGGTCGTACCTTCGGACTGAACCCGAACCTTACCGGCGTGCAGAACCTCTTCAACGCTGGGCGCGCCGCCATTATCTCGAACACCGGCACGCTGATCGCTCCGGTCACCAAGGCGCAGATCCAGGCGAACTCCGTGCCTCTGCCCGCGTCGCTCTACTCGCACTTCGATCAATCGGCTGCATGGCAGGCGATCACGGCCACCAGCGGCAGCGCTGTGCATGAGGGCTGGGGCGGCGCTATCGCCGACATTCTCGGCAGCCAGAACGCCAACTCCAATGCTGCCTTCACCTGCATCTCCACCGCCGGCACCGCGCTTTTTCTCTCCGGCGAGAACACCTACCAGCTGAACGTCACCTCGGCAGGCCCGATCCCCATCTATGGTCTTTCGAACCCCATCTTCGGCACCTCGGCGGGAACGTCAGCGCTCTCGTCGATCCTGAGCGCGGACGAGACCAACCTCTTCGCCAAGGAGTACGAAGCGGTCGTGCAGCGGTCGATTGCGGCGCAGGCGACGCTTGCCACTTGCATGCTTCCCGCTGGACCGACGGGCGTGGCGAACCCGCCGCAGTATCTCGATCCCACCACGAACAAGCTCACCGACAATCCCCTTGCCAGCTCGCTCCAGACCGTTGCCCGCATCATTGGCGGACGAGCCGGTCTTGGCGTGACACGGCAGATCTTTTACGTGCAGCTTGGCGGCTTCGACATGCACGACAACCAAGCACCGCAGCATGCACGGTTGCTGACGCAGCTTGGGTCGGCGCTTGAGTACTTCGATTCCATAATGACGACGGCTGGTCTGGGAAACAACGTGACCGCCTTCACCGCATCGGACTTCGGTCGCACCCTGACCGCGAACAGCGACGGCACCGACCACGGCTGGGGCAGCCACCACTTCGTGACCGGCGGCGCGGTGAACGGGCAGGACATGTATGGCCAGTACCCAGTGGTCGGCTCGAACCAGGCGAACGATATGGGTGCGGGACGACTGATCCCGACGGTCTCGATCGAGCAGTACGCGGGAACACTGGCGAAGTGGTTTGGACTCTCCGACGGCCAGATACGATCCGTCTTTCCAAACTTCGGCAACTTCGGCTCGAACCCGTACATGAACTTCATGGCCTAGCGAGCAGGCTCGCACCTGGTGCGTCTGCCATTCGGCGGCAGCGTCGCTCTGCGCGGTTGCGCTCGAAGCAACAAAGCGTTCGCGATTTGAATACGACCTGCGGCCCGCTTTCAGCGGATCAACAAGGAGTGGAATTCAACGGCGAAAAGTGCCGAATTGCGCCCGAAAAGCGCGATTGTAACCACCATTTCACCTCCCGTTCACAACTCCGCAAGTAGACTCCACTCACTACGAAGCAAGCCTTTCTCCTTCAGACACTGGACCGATGGTCCACACGTGTGTCTCGTCTTCCACGATTCCGTGCCAGAGCCGTTCAAGACCCAAAACGACGCCACGCAGATCGAAGCACTTCCGAGAGGTCCATCATGCCAAGTCACATCGCCGCGCGCGCGAAATCAGTTTCCTTCCCCATCTACGCAGCTCTCGTACTCTTTGCCGCCTCGCTCTTCACGAGCGGGGTCTCGGTCGCCCAGTCGACCTTTGGCTCGATCATCGGCACGGTAACAGACTCAAAGGGTGCAGTCATCGTCGGCGCACAGGTAGAGGCGAAGGCGACCACCACCGGCGTCGTCCGCTCCTCGATGACGGACGGGCACGGCGACTTCTCGCTGGTCAACCTCGATGCCGGCGTCTACACGGTGACGGTCACGTCGCCGGGCTTTGAAGCGCGCCGCTTCGACGAAGTCCACCTGTTGGCTCGCGAGACGGTACGGGTCGATCCATCGCTGAAAGTTGGCACAGACACGCAGGCGGTCGAGGTGACCGCGGGCGCTCAGCCGATCGACGTCGACCTCACCCTGTCGGACTCGAAGTCCGGGCAGCAGATCAGCGAGCTGGCGCTGAACTTCCGCGCCTCCAACACACCAAGCCCGATCATCGTGGCGAACCTTGCGCCCCAGGTGCAGCCTGATCAGAGCGGCAACATCTCCATCGCTGGCGGATTGCCCAACGAGACCTCGTTCTCGCTCGATGGCATCTCGACGCAGAACGTCCGCAACGGCGGACCGAACAAGGACCTCTTCCCTTCGGTCGAATCCATCGCGGAGTTCAAGGTCAACTCCGGCAGCAATAATGCCGAGTTCGGCCAGGTCAGCGACCTTACCGTCATCTCCAAGCAGGGATCCAACCAGTACCACGGGGCGGCCTTCTACTTCACTCAGAATGCGGCCTTCAACGCGGCTGATCCCTATGTCCACCAGGTTCTGCCCGTCGTTGCGAACGACTTCGGCGGCGTCCTCGGCGGCCCGGTTTCCATTCCCCACTTCTACAACGGCAAGGACAAGACCTTCTTCTTCGTCGACTACGAAGGTGTTCGCCGTCCCCAGTCAGTCGCAAGCTTCGAGATTCTGCCCTCGCTCGCACAGCGGGCGGGTCACCTGGCCGGTCCGGTCTTGAACCCGTGCACGGGCGCTATCACCAACGACGTGAGCAACTGCATCAATCCCGCCTCGGCGAAAGCGCTTGCCGCTTACTTCCCGCTGCCCAACGCCAACGTTACGGGTAACGACGCTATCAGCCAGTTCACGTTGCCTGGCGACTATAACCAGAACGGCTTCGACGTCCGCGGCGATCAGGTGGTCAACTCCAGACAGAAGGTCTACGCCCGCTACACCTACAAGAAGATCACCAACTCGGGGAACAACGGCGACAGCAACTACAATCCGCAGCTCGGTCTCTTCACCAACACCGAGGATCTGAAGAACCTCGCCGGATCGTGGAACTACATCGTCACTCCGAAGATCGTCAACGAGTTCCGCGCCGGCTTCACCTTCGTCAACACCGCTGCCGTCTATCCCGCCGCCGCGCAGGGCGGAGCCACCGACGTCAGCATTGGCATCGGCAACCTGCCGCCAGTGCCTTCAAGCGGCGGAGCGTCCAACTTCCAGGTCGGCAACTATGTGGACCCCAACGGCGGAGTCGCCGGAAACGCCGGCACCAATGGCGTCGGACGCCCGCGCCACGTGCAGCAGCACATCTATGAGCTCGGCGACAACGTCACGCTGCTCGAAGGGACTCACAGTCTGAAGGCCGGCTTCAGCTACGTGCGCAACTCCTACATCGACCAGATCACCTTCACCAACGGCGACGAGTTCGGCGACTACTACTATGCCGGCCTGCTCGGGGACCCGCTTGCGGACTTTCTGACCGGCGTCGTTACCGAAGCCGACTACGCGCAGAACGGTCCTGACGGACAGCCCTTCGCCTCGCACTACGGCTTCTTCGCGCAGGACGACTGGAAGGCGACCAAGAAGCTCACCATCAGCTACGGATTCCGCTATGAGATCAATCCGCCCTTCAACGACAAGACCAACCAGCTTGGCCAGTTCGATCGCAACTACCCCGGCGGTCGCCTGATTACCCAGGGAGCGAAGGGGCTCGCCCTGGTCTCCCCAAGCTGGCGCGCACAGGTCGGCAATACGCCCTTTGTGACCAATGATGCGGTCGGCCTTCCCATCACGCTGCGCAACACCTACTACGGCAACTATCAGCCACGGCTCGGTCTAGCCTATGACGTCTACGGCGACGGCAAGACGGTAGCCAAGGCCCACGTCGGAAGCTACTCGGTTCCTGTTCTGGGTGCGGTGCTCTACTCTCTGCTCGGGGTGAACACCAGCAACTTTCCGGAGTTCATCACCTCGGCGGCAAATCCGCTGACCTTCCCGAACGTCTTCGGTGCATCCGGCACCTACCCGATCAACTGCAACAGTCCCTCGACGCTTCCCGCTGGAGCTACTGCCGGTTCCGCCAGCTGCCCCGGCTACCGCCGCGCCAACGCCGAGAACCTTAAAGACCCCCGCGTGATTCAGTGGAACGCCTCGGTCGAGCAGGAGTTTTCGCACAGCACTGTGCTTCGCTTGCAGTACACCGGCTCGCACACGACGCAGCTCATCTACAGCCCGGACCTCAACCAGGTCCAGCCCAACACGGCTACCTATACCGAGACCGACGGAACTGTTCTCCATGGCTATGCCGCGCTGACAGCGACACCTGCGCTGCGACAGCAGAACCTGAAGTATCCCAACTTCTCCGAGGTCCTCACCCGCGATAACGGCCCCAGCGCCAAGTACGACGCGCTTACCGTGGAAGCGGAGAGGAAGTTCGGACATGGCCTTACGTTCAACGCCTCCTACAACTGGGCGCACAACGCCTCGAACGCTCTTGGCTCCGCTCCTTCGAGCCTCATCGGAGACGGCGGCCAAGGCGACAACGGCCCCAACACGTTGGACTACTACGACATCCACCGCGACTACGGCAACGTCATCTTCACCCGGCGGAATCGCTTCGTGAACACCTTCAACTACGCGCTTCCCTTCGGTCGCGGCCAGATGTACGCCTCGAACATCAGCCGCACCGCAAACCTTCTTGTCGGCGGCTGGAACATGACCGGCATCACGGTATGGCAGTCGGGCGCATTCCTCACACCGACCTTCACCCCCACCGGCGACGACCCCTCCGGCACCAACCCCGGACAGCGCAGCGCCGGCAGCTATCAGCGTCCCGACTACGTCCAGGGCGTCAACCCGAATCCGAAGCCTGGCTTCAACCAGTTCTTCAACCCAGCCGCATTCTCCATACCGGGCCCGGACATCGGCCGCTTCGGCGACGCCTGGGTCGGTATGCTGCGCGGCCCTGGGCTAGCGGTCTTCTCCTCTTCGCTGGGCAAGAACTTCGACTTTACGGAGCGGTTCAAGCTCCGCTATGAGGCCGACTTCTCGAACCTGCTGAATGTGAAGAACCTCGCCAATCCCAACACCAAGATCAACAGTGGCAGCTTCGGTGTCGTCTCCGCCGTAGTAAGCCAGGAACAGGCTGGGCCGCGCACCATCCAGATGTCGCTTCGCCTCGCGTTCTAACCCCTATGAAGATAGCTGCGGAGAAGGCCAATCCCTTCTCCGCAGCTTTGTTTTAAGCGCACCGCAATGAAGCCGCTCTACACTCAGGCGATATGACCCACACAGACATAGCGATCGTCGGCGCAGGCATCCTCGGTCTGGCCCATGCGTACGCAGCGGCCAAGGCGGGCAAGTCCATTACCGTCTTCGAAAAGTCGCCAAAGTCCGCCGGTGCATCCATTCGCAACTTCGGGATGGTGTGGCCCATCGGCCAACCGCATGGCGAGATGCTCGGCCTCTCGCTGCGCAGCCGTGAACTATGGATCGAACTGCTAACCGCCGCTAAGCTGCCGTTCAGGAACACCGGCTCGCTGCACCTTGCCTATGCGGAGGATGAGGCAGCCGTGTGCGAAGAGTTTGCGGCCGTCGCGCCGGGCATGGGCTATAGCTGCTCGTGGCTCGATGCGGCACAGGTGCTCGCGAAGTCGGACGCAGTCGTCGAAGAGGGCTCGCTGGGTAGGCTGCGTGGTGGGCTTTGGAGCGACACAGAATTCACTGTCGACCCACGCCAGATCCTCGCCGATTTGCCCGCATTTCTCGCGGAGCGATATGGTGTGAAGTTCCACTTCTCCACGCAGGTTCGCACGATCGAGCCGACCTCGACAGGCAACGTCGTCTCAAGCGCTGCGGGACCCTTGCACGCCGAGACGGTCTTCGTCTGCAGCGGCGAGGACTTTGAGTCGCTCTACCCGGAGCACTTCGCCGCCAGCGGCCTGACACGCTGCAAGCTGCAGATGATGCGCACCTCGCCGCAGCCCGCGGTATGGCAGCTTGGCCCGTCGCTCGCCGCGGGGCTTACGCTGCGTTTCTATCCGGCCTTTCAAATCTGCAAGTCGCTACCGGCGCTTGCACAGCGCATTGCGACCGAGACACCGGAGTTCGATCGCTGGGGCATCCATGCACTGGTCTCACAGACAGCCGATGGTGCGCTGACACTCGGCGACTCGCACGAGTACGGCCTTGCCGTCGACATCTTCAACAAGCAGGAGATCGATGATCTCATTCTTGAGTACACACTCGGTTTCCTCAAAGCGCCCGACCCGAAGGTCGCCGAGCGCTGGTACGGTGTCTACGCCAAGCACCCGACGAAGCCGATCGTCACCCTGTGGCCAGAAAAACGCGTGCGCATCGTTGCGTCGCCGGGCGGCTCTGGCATGACGCTGTCGATGGGTGTCGGTGAACGCTCGCTCAAGGAGATGGGACTGCTATGAAGCTGGAGATGGTCGTCACAGACTGGGCGGGAACTGCTGTGGACTTTGGTAGTGTCGCTCCCATCGTCGCGCTGGAGACTGCCTTTGCGGCCAAGGGAATCGTTGTGACGCGCCCGCTTCTGCGCCTCTCCATGGGACTTGCGAAGAGGGACCATATCCGCGAAGTGCTTGCCATACCCGAGATTGCAGCTCAGTGGCTGTCGCGCTTCGGCCAGCCGCACACTGAAGCCGAAATCGAAGCGATCTACGCCGACTTTACGCCGCGCATGATGGACGAGATCGCTTCGTCCGCGACGTTGATCCCGGGCATCGCAGAGTTCGCTGAGGCGATCCGTGCGCGAGGTCTACGCCATGGCGCGACCACTGGCTACACAAGAGTGATGATGGAGCGCCTGATGATTGGCGCCGCAGCGCAGGGCTATGCGCCGGAGATCTCGCTCTGCCCCGAAGACGTTGGCGGAGGCCGGCCGTTGCCGTGGATGTGCTGCAAGCTCGCCATCGAGCTTCGCGTTACATCGATGGCCGCTGCAGTGAAGATCGGCGACACTCCCAGCGACATCGCCGAGGGCCTGAACGCTGGCATGTGGACGATTGGCGTAACGACTACGGGCAACGAGGTTGGCCTCCCGCATGCGGAGTGGCTTGCGCTGAATCCAGTGGCGCAGTCTGCGCTTCGTGAGGTCGCCGCCGCGAAACTGCTCGCCGCCGGTGCTCACTATATCGTCGATGCCACCGCTGATTCGCTGCCCCTCCTCGATGAGATTGAAGCTCGCATTGCAAACGGAGAACGGCCTTGAGCATCGCGGCAACACCGACGACAATGCCGCCTATCAAGCGTGCCACGACCGGCATCACGCGCTGGCACATAGCGACCGTGGCACTGCTCGGCCTG
Coding sequences within it:
- a CDS encoding TIGR03364 family FAD-dependent oxidoreductase — its product is MTHTDIAIVGAGILGLAHAYAAAKAGKSITVFEKSPKSAGASIRNFGMVWPIGQPHGEMLGLSLRSRELWIELLTAAKLPFRNTGSLHLAYAEDEAAVCEEFAAVAPGMGYSCSWLDAAQVLAKSDAVVEEGSLGRLRGGLWSDTEFTVDPRQILADLPAFLAERYGVKFHFSTQVRTIEPTSTGNVVSSAAGPLHAETVFVCSGEDFESLYPEHFAASGLTRCKLQMMRTSPQPAVWQLGPSLAAGLTLRFYPAFQICKSLPALAQRIATETPEFDRWGIHALVSQTADGALTLGDSHEYGLAVDIFNKQEIDDLILEYTLGFLKAPDPKVAERWYGVYAKHPTKPIVTLWPEKRVRIVASPGGSGMTLSMGVGERSLKEMGLL
- a CDS encoding DUF1501 domain-containing protein, with protein sequence MKMMNKRQQSRRQFLRTASMASMAGLTVSPFLLELNSVAAMAQQSGTPDYKALVCIFLSGGNDGHGTVIATDAESFASFTQARSGAPGLAYPQSSLLPVTLKTPQSGRTFGLNPNLTGVQNLFNAGRAAIISNTGTLIAPVTKAQIQANSVPLPASLYSHFDQSAAWQAITATSGSAVHEGWGGAIADILGSQNANSNAAFTCISTAGTALFLSGENTYQLNVTSAGPIPIYGLSNPIFGTSAGTSALSSILSADETNLFAKEYEAVVQRSIAAQATLATCMLPAGPTGVANPPQYLDPTTNKLTDNPLASSLQTVARIIGGRAGLGVTRQIFYVQLGGFDMHDNQAPQHARLLTQLGSALEYFDSIMTTAGLGNNVTAFTASDFGRTLTANSDGTDHGWGSHHFVTGGAVNGQDMYGQYPVVGSNQANDMGAGRLIPTVSIEQYAGTLAKWFGLSDGQIRSVFPNFGNFGSNPYMNFMA
- a CDS encoding TonB-dependent receptor gives rise to the protein MPSHIAARAKSVSFPIYAALVLFAASLFTSGVSVAQSTFGSIIGTVTDSKGAVIVGAQVEAKATTTGVVRSSMTDGHGDFSLVNLDAGVYTVTVTSPGFEARRFDEVHLLARETVRVDPSLKVGTDTQAVEVTAGAQPIDVDLTLSDSKSGQQISELALNFRASNTPSPIIVANLAPQVQPDQSGNISIAGGLPNETSFSLDGISTQNVRNGGPNKDLFPSVESIAEFKVNSGSNNAEFGQVSDLTVISKQGSNQYHGAAFYFTQNAAFNAADPYVHQVLPVVANDFGGVLGGPVSIPHFYNGKDKTFFFVDYEGVRRPQSVASFEILPSLAQRAGHLAGPVLNPCTGAITNDVSNCINPASAKALAAYFPLPNANVTGNDAISQFTLPGDYNQNGFDVRGDQVVNSRQKVYARYTYKKITNSGNNGDSNYNPQLGLFTNTEDLKNLAGSWNYIVTPKIVNEFRAGFTFVNTAAVYPAAAQGGATDVSIGIGNLPPVPSSGGASNFQVGNYVDPNGGVAGNAGTNGVGRPRHVQQHIYELGDNVTLLEGTHSLKAGFSYVRNSYIDQITFTNGDEFGDYYYAGLLGDPLADFLTGVVTEADYAQNGPDGQPFASHYGFFAQDDWKATKKLTISYGFRYEINPPFNDKTNQLGQFDRNYPGGRLITQGAKGLALVSPSWRAQVGNTPFVTNDAVGLPITLRNTYYGNYQPRLGLAYDVYGDGKTVAKAHVGSYSVPVLGAVLYSLLGVNTSNFPEFITSAANPLTFPNVFGASGTYPINCNSPSTLPAGATAGSASCPGYRRANAENLKDPRVIQWNASVEQEFSHSTVLRLQYTGSHTTQLIYSPDLNQVQPNTATYTETDGTVLHGYAALTATPALRQQNLKYPNFSEVLTRDNGPSAKYDALTVEAERKFGHGLTFNASYNWAHNASNALGSAPSSLIGDGGQGDNGPNTLDYYDIHRDYGNVIFTRRNRFVNTFNYALPFGRGQMYASNISRTANLLVGGWNMTGITVWQSGAFLTPTFTPTGDDPSGTNPGQRSAGSYQRPDYVQGVNPNPKPGFNQFFNPAAFSIPGPDIGRFGDAWVGMLRGPGLAVFSSSLGKNFDFTERFKLRYEADFSNLLNVKNLANPNTKINSGSFGVVSAVVSQEQAGPRTIQMSLRLAF
- the phnX gene encoding phosphonoacetaldehyde hydrolase, which gives rise to MKLEMVVTDWAGTAVDFGSVAPIVALETAFAAKGIVVTRPLLRLSMGLAKRDHIREVLAIPEIAAQWLSRFGQPHTEAEIEAIYADFTPRMMDEIASSATLIPGIAEFAEAIRARGLRHGATTGYTRVMMERLMIGAAAQGYAPEISLCPEDVGGGRPLPWMCCKLAIELRVTSMAAAVKIGDTPSDIAEGLNAGMWTIGVTTTGNEVGLPHAEWLALNPVAQSALREVAAAKLLAAGAHYIVDATADSLPLLDEIEARIANGERP